A window of the Pseudomonas gozinkensis genome harbors these coding sequences:
- a CDS encoding IS4 family transposase, whose protein sequence is MQAIRFLHSALTQALPSVHSRRLKTLMCCVSALLRGRRLTLTGLGRFLPGKAYPKHAIKRVDRLLGNRHLQTERSLFYWVMLRALLGSLKHPLILVDWSPIDAAGEFFLLRAAIPLAGRSFPIYESVHEREGCPKYQKRLLQVLAEMLPKDCVPILVADAGFRRPWIKAVEAQGWYYVGRVRNRDLYRSDAHTWLPVKNLYAQASASPKSLGRIEMTQSAPHFIHLYCVRHSAKGRKHQRVTGSIAKNKLSRQSANREREPWLLASNLPEDQWNPSKVVAIYKQRMQIEEGFRDVKSEHFGVGVTRHRSHCPRRIEVLLLISALANYIICLTGLQARETGHEHRFQSNSLKRRRVLSLWRLGLEYWRSGRGSTSRKTLERLELALRNEVHQQAQTFE, encoded by the coding sequence CAGGCCATCCGATTCTTACACAGCGCGCTCACCCAAGCACTTCCCTCCGTCCACTCTCGTCGTCTGAAAACGTTGATGTGTTGTGTCAGCGCATTACTTCGAGGGCGTCGGCTCACTCTGACAGGACTTGGTCGATTCCTGCCAGGCAAGGCCTACCCCAAGCACGCGATAAAGCGAGTGGATCGGTTGTTGGGGAATCGGCATCTGCAAACCGAGCGCTCGCTGTTTTACTGGGTCATGTTGCGAGCCTTGCTAGGGTCACTGAAACATCCATTGATTCTGGTGGATTGGTCGCCGATCGATGCGGCCGGAGAGTTCTTTTTGTTGCGCGCGGCCATACCTTTGGCAGGACGCTCGTTTCCAATTTACGAGAGCGTTCATGAGCGAGAGGGGTGTCCGAAATATCAAAAACGGTTACTGCAGGTGTTGGCCGAAATGCTCCCCAAAGACTGCGTTCCGATCCTTGTAGCTGATGCGGGTTTTCGCCGCCCGTGGATCAAAGCTGTCGAGGCACAAGGCTGGTATTACGTGGGGCGAGTGCGTAACCGAGATCTCTATCGTAGCGACGCACACACTTGGCTGCCGGTTAAAAATCTTTACGCCCAGGCATCGGCGTCGCCGAAATCATTGGGGCGGATCGAGATGACCCAAAGTGCTCCGCACTTCATCCATTTGTACTGTGTCAGGCATTCAGCGAAGGGTCGCAAACACCAGAGAGTTACGGGATCAATCGCCAAAAACAAACTCAGCAGACAGTCGGCCAATCGTGAACGCGAGCCTTGGTTATTGGCCAGCAACCTGCCGGAGGATCAATGGAATCCATCGAAAGTCGTGGCCATCTACAAGCAGCGCATGCAGATCGAAGAAGGCTTCAGGGATGTTAAAAGCGAACACTTTGGCGTGGGCGTGACTCGCCATCGGAGTCATTGCCCGCGCCGAATCGAAGTGCTTCTACTAATCTCGGCATTGGCCAACTACATCATTTGTTTGACGGGGTTACAGGCCCGTGAAACGGGTCATGAACATCGCTTTCAGAGTAATAGTCTTAAACGCCGACGAGTGTTGTCACTGTGGCGGCTGGGGTTGGAATATTGGCGTAGCGGACGCGGCTCAACCTCTCGAAAAACGTTGGAGAGGTTGGAGCTCGCGTTGCGAAACGAGGTACACCAACAAGCGCAGACCTTTGAGTAG